In Zymoseptoria tritici IPO323 chromosome 7, whole genome shotgun sequence, a single genomic region encodes these proteins:
- the SDH2 gene encoding succinate dehydrogenase (ubiquinone) iron-sulfur subunit (succinate dehydrogenase (ubiquinone); succinic dehydrogenase; complex II; menaquinol: fumarate oxidoreductase; fumarate reductase complex (that is FRD, involved in anaerobic respiration, repressed in aerobic respiration); succinate dehydrogenase complex (i. ...), translating into MALRLATRRFAPIAFRRGMATTIEHTKEPISATAEALSASRPPIKETKTSTVKEPQMDADAKTKTFHIYRWNPDQPTDKPRMQSYTLDLNKTGPMMLDALIRIKNEVDPTLTFRRSCREGICGSCAMNIDGVNTLACLCRIPTDTAKETRIYPLPHTYVVKDLVPDMTQFYKQYKSIKPYLQRDTAPPDGKENRQSVADRKKLDGLYECILCACCSTSCPSYWWNSEEYLGPAVLLQSYRWINDSRDEKTAQRKDALNNSMSLYRCHTILNCSRTCPKGLNPALAIAEIKKSMAFTG; encoded by the exons ATGGCTCTTCGACTCGCGACGAGGCGCTTTGCGCCAATTGCCTTCCGCCGCGGAATGGCCACCACGATCGAGCACACCAAGGAGCCTatctccgccaccgccgaggCACTCTCCGCCTCGCGGCCTCCTATCAAGGAAACGAAGACGTCGACCGTCAAGGAGCCACAGATGGACGCCGATGCGAAGACAAAGACCTTCCACATCTACCGATGGAACCCCGATCAGCCCACCGACAAGCCCCGCATGCAGTCATACACGCTGGACCTGAACAAGACGGGTCCTATGATGTTGGATGCTCTGATCAGGATCAAGAACGAGGTGGACCCGACCTTGACATTCCGAAGGAGTTGCAGAGAGGGTATTTGCGGCAGCTGTGCCATGAACATCGACGGCGTCAACACATTGGCGTGTTTGT GCCGCATTCCCACCGACACAGCAAAGGAGACTCGCATTTACCCACTTCCACACACCTACGTCGTCAAGGACCTCGTGCCAGACATGACCCAGTTCTACAAGCAGTACAAGTCCATCAAGCCATACCTCCAGCGCGACACCGCACCACCAGAT GGCAAAGAGAATCGTCAGTCCGTCGCCGATCGCAAGAAGCTTGATGGTCTTTACGAGTGCATTCTCTGCGCATGCTGCAGCACATCTTGCCCATCCTACTGGTGGAACTCGGAGGAGTACCTCGGACCAGCTGTCCTTCTCCAGTCATACCGATGGATCAACGACTCGCGTGACGAGAAGACCGCACAGCGCAAGGACGCACTCAACAACAGCATGAGCTTGTACCGATGCCACACCATTCTGAATTGCTCAAGGACCTGCCCCAAGGGCTTGAACCCCGCTTTGGCCATCGCGGAGATCAAGAAGAGCATGGCTTTCACGGGATAG